A single region of the Solwaraspora sp. WMMD791 genome encodes:
- the prcB gene encoding proteasome subunit beta, whose product MAAGFDPSGRLPDVFTNAGTSSFTQFLAMAAPELLPGRRPLPPGLSADVAPHATTIVTLVTADGVVMAGDRRATMGNLIANRDIEKVHPADAYSLIGIAGTAGIGIELMRLFQVELEHYEKMEGAVLSLDGKANRLASMIRNNLGAALQGLAVVPLFAGYDLAATDPATAGRIFSFDVTGGPYETTGYDAIGSGSLFAKAALKKRYRSGLSSAEAVRLAVEALYDAADDDTATGGPDLTRRIFPVVMTATADGTHRLTDAESAEIAEAVVAARTENPGG is encoded by the coding sequence GTGGCAGCGGGATTTGATCCATCCGGGCGCCTACCGGACGTGTTCACCAACGCGGGGACGTCCTCCTTCACCCAGTTCCTGGCGATGGCCGCGCCGGAGCTGTTGCCCGGGCGTCGCCCGCTGCCGCCCGGGCTCAGTGCCGACGTCGCGCCGCACGCCACCACGATCGTCACCCTCGTCACCGCCGACGGTGTGGTGATGGCCGGTGACCGGCGGGCGACGATGGGCAACCTGATCGCCAACCGGGACATCGAGAAGGTGCATCCGGCCGACGCGTACTCGCTGATCGGCATCGCCGGCACGGCCGGTATCGGCATCGAGCTGATGCGGCTGTTCCAGGTCGAGCTGGAGCACTACGAGAAAATGGAGGGCGCGGTGCTCTCCCTCGACGGCAAGGCGAACCGCCTCGCCTCGATGATCCGCAACAATCTCGGGGCCGCCCTGCAGGGCCTGGCCGTGGTACCGCTGTTCGCCGGCTACGACCTGGCCGCCACCGACCCCGCCACGGCGGGCCGGATCTTCAGCTTCGACGTGACCGGTGGCCCCTACGAGACGACCGGCTACGACGCGATCGGTTCGGGCTCGCTGTTCGCCAAGGCCGCGTTGAAGAAGCGCTACCGGTCCGGGCTCAGCAGTGCCGAGGCTGTCCGGCTCGCGGTCGAGGCACTCTACGACGCCGCTGACGACGACACCGCCACCGGCGGCCCGGACCTCACCCGCCGGATCTTCCCGGTGGTGATGACCGCGACCGCCGACGGCACCCATCGGCTCACCGACGCGGAGTCCGCGGAGATCGCCGAGGCCGTTGTCGCCGCGCGTACCGAGAATCCCGGCGGCTGA
- a CDS encoding glycosyltransferase family 2 protein, which produces MSASNPEQDSTGLPRVSAIVLAWGAEPLLRRSVEALLHSAKVDVDVVLVDNGCTTDDVTHLREVPGVSVVGHGENVGFSAGCNLGVEASTGEYVALINGDAVVEPTTLARLVEELADPSIGIAAGAVRLADEPELLNSSGNEVHVLGLSWIGGFRQRETRTEPTETAGAMGACLVTRRTHWDRLGGFDPHYFAYHEDADLSLRTWRVGLRVVNVPDAVALHRYEFSRNSFKFYLVERNRVMFVVTLWGARSLVLLGPPLLALELAMLALATKDGWLRDKLRGYRWLWQHRRHLRHRRAQLQAERTVADRIWMRVLTDRLDTPLINPPGTPVFNAAMSAYWRLVRRWV; this is translated from the coding sequence ATGTCGGCAAGCAATCCTGAGCAGGACTCCACCGGACTCCCACGGGTCAGCGCGATCGTGCTGGCCTGGGGGGCGGAACCGCTGCTGCGGCGCAGCGTGGAGGCGCTGCTGCACTCGGCGAAGGTCGACGTCGACGTCGTGCTGGTCGACAACGGGTGCACCACCGACGACGTCACCCACCTGCGGGAGGTCCCCGGGGTGAGCGTGGTCGGCCACGGTGAGAACGTCGGCTTCTCGGCCGGCTGCAACCTCGGCGTCGAGGCCTCCACCGGCGAGTACGTGGCGCTGATCAACGGCGACGCGGTGGTCGAACCGACCACCCTGGCCCGGCTGGTCGAGGAGCTCGCCGACCCCAGCATCGGCATCGCCGCCGGGGCGGTACGCCTGGCCGACGAGCCTGAGCTGTTGAACTCCAGCGGCAACGAGGTGCACGTGCTCGGGCTGAGCTGGATCGGCGGGTTCCGGCAGCGGGAGACCCGCACCGAACCGACCGAGACGGCCGGCGCGATGGGTGCCTGCCTGGTGACCCGACGGACCCACTGGGACCGGCTCGGCGGGTTCGACCCGCACTACTTCGCCTATCACGAGGACGCCGACCTGTCGTTGCGTACCTGGCGGGTCGGCCTGCGGGTGGTCAACGTACCGGACGCGGTGGCGCTGCACCGCTACGAGTTCAGTCGTAACAGCTTCAAGTTCTACCTTGTCGAGCGCAACCGGGTGATGTTCGTCGTGACCCTGTGGGGAGCCCGCTCGCTGGTCCTGCTCGGCCCGCCGTTGCTGGCGCTGGAGTTGGCGATGCTGGCGTTGGCCACCAAGGACGGATGGTTGCGGGACAAGCTCCGCGGCTACCGCTGGCTGTGGCAGCACCGGCGGCACCTGCGACACCGGCGGGCCCAGCTGCAGGCCGAACGGACCGTCGCCGACCGGATCTGGATGCGGGTGCTCACCGACCGGCTGGACACCCCGCTGATCAACCCACCGGGCACGCCGGTGTTCAACGCCGCGATGTCGGCCTACTGGCGGCTGGTGCGCCGCTGGGTGTGA
- the dop gene encoding depupylase/deamidase Dop yields the protein MSVRRIMGTEVEYGISVPGQPGANPMVTSSQVVNAYGARPELNRGGRARWDYEEESPLRDARGFTYSGAAYDPAEALADEDLGLANVILTNGARLYVDHAHPEYSTPEVTNPRDLVRWDKAGERVMAEAARRAATIPGAHPIQLYKNNTDNKGASYGAHENYLMRRQTPFADIVAYLTPFFVTRQIVCGAGRVGIGQDGGHAGFQISQRADFFEVEVGLETTLKRPIINTRDEPHADADKYRRLHVIIGDANLSEISTYLKVGTTSLILTMIEEKALGADLGIADPVAELKAVSHDPSLSHLMRLRDGRRLTALDLQWAFFERVKAFVADRYGDDVDDATADVLDRWEDVLDRLGRDVLSCASDLDWVAKLRLLEGYREREGLTWASPKLQLVDLQYADVRPEKGLYHRLVSRGAMRTLLDDAETRSAMVEPPEDTRAYFRGRCLAQYASEVVAASWDSVIFDVGRESLVRVPMMEPERGTRAHVGALFDRCPSAKDLLEALTNS from the coding sequence ATGAGTGTGCGGCGGATCATGGGCACCGAGGTGGAGTACGGCATCTCCGTACCCGGCCAGCCCGGAGCCAACCCGATGGTGACCTCCTCGCAGGTGGTCAACGCCTACGGTGCCCGTCCCGAGTTGAACCGGGGCGGCCGTGCCCGGTGGGACTACGAGGAGGAGTCGCCGCTGCGTGACGCCCGCGGCTTCACCTACTCGGGTGCGGCGTACGACCCGGCCGAGGCGCTCGCCGACGAGGACCTGGGCCTGGCCAACGTGATCCTCACCAACGGCGCCCGGCTCTATGTCGACCACGCCCACCCGGAGTACTCCACCCCCGAGGTGACCAACCCGCGTGACCTGGTCCGGTGGGACAAGGCGGGGGAGCGGGTGATGGCGGAGGCGGCCCGCCGCGCGGCGACCATCCCCGGCGCCCACCCGATCCAGTTGTACAAGAACAACACCGACAACAAGGGTGCCAGCTACGGGGCGCACGAGAACTACCTGATGCGGCGGCAGACGCCGTTCGCCGACATCGTCGCGTATCTGACACCGTTCTTCGTCACCCGGCAGATCGTCTGCGGCGCGGGCCGGGTCGGCATCGGCCAGGACGGCGGGCACGCCGGGTTCCAGATCTCCCAGCGGGCCGACTTCTTCGAGGTCGAGGTCGGCCTGGAGACCACGCTGAAGCGGCCGATCATCAACACCCGCGACGAGCCGCACGCCGACGCGGACAAGTACCGCCGGCTGCACGTGATCATCGGTGACGCGAACCTGTCGGAGATCTCCACGTACCTCAAGGTCGGCACCACGTCGCTGATCCTGACCATGATCGAGGAGAAGGCGCTCGGCGCCGATCTCGGTATCGCCGATCCGGTCGCCGAGCTCAAGGCGGTCAGTCACGACCCGTCGCTGTCGCACCTGATGCGGTTGCGCGATGGGCGGCGGCTGACCGCGCTCGACCTGCAGTGGGCGTTCTTCGAGCGGGTGAAGGCCTTCGTCGCCGACCGGTACGGCGACGACGTCGACGACGCCACGGCCGACGTGCTCGACCGGTGGGAGGACGTCCTGGACCGGCTCGGCCGCGACGTGCTGTCCTGCGCCTCCGACCTCGACTGGGTCGCGAAGCTGCGGCTGCTCGAGGGCTACCGGGAGCGGGAAGGGCTGACCTGGGCGTCGCCGAAGCTGCAACTGGTCGATCTGCAGTACGCCGACGTCCGTCCGGAGAAGGGCCTCTACCACCGACTGGTCAGCCGGGGCGCGATGCGGACCCTGCTCGACGACGCCGAGACCCGCAGCGCCATGGTCGAACCACCAGAGGACACCCGGGCCTACTTCCGGGGCCGCTGCCTGGCCCAGTACGCCTCGGAGGTCGTCGCGGCCAGCTGGGACTCGGTCATCTTCGACGTCGGCCGCGAGTCGCTGGTCCGAGTGCCGATGATGGAACCCGAGCGCGGTACCCGGGCGCACGTCGGCGCTCTGTTCGACCGCTGCCCCAGCGCGAAGGACCTGCTGGAGGCGCTCACCAACAGCTGA
- a CDS encoding ubiquitin-like protein Pup produces the protein MATRDNAGQSQSGKTRRAEEVDEAVTEVDPEVAQRHAEITEDVDDLLDEIDSVLEENAEEFVRGYVQKGGQ, from the coding sequence ATGGCTACCCGTGACAACGCAGGGCAGTCCCAGTCCGGCAAGACCCGCCGGGCCGAGGAGGTCGACGAGGCGGTCACCGAGGTCGACCCCGAGGTCGCGCAGCGGCACGCGGAGATCACGGAGGACGTCGACGACCTGCTCGACGAGATCGACTCGGTCCTCGAGGAGAACGCCGAGGAGTTCGTCCGCGGGTACGTCCAGAAGGGCGGCCAGTAG
- the rfbD gene encoding dTDP-4-dehydrorhamnose reductase, with product MSAPDRWLVTGAGGMLGLDLLAVLADQPEPVAVTACTRAELDITDPAAVAAAVDGHRVVVNAAAWTDVDGAETAETAATAVNGTGVAHLAQACAERGTVLVHVSTDYVFAGDGRSPYPEDAPTVPVNAYGRSKLVGEQAVTRLLPDTGYIVRTAWLYGAHGPNFVATMLRLAGQRDHLDVVDDQHGQPTWSYALAERLVALARAARAGTAPAGIYHGTASGQTTWCGLAREAFALRGLDPDRIRPTDSGQFRRPAARPAYSVLGHQRWALAGLPAMADWRSMLSAALRDPRFVS from the coding sequence GTGAGCGCACCGGACCGGTGGCTGGTCACCGGGGCCGGCGGGATGCTCGGCCTCGACCTGCTCGCCGTCCTCGCCGACCAGCCCGAGCCGGTGGCGGTCACCGCCTGCACCCGCGCCGAACTGGACATCACCGACCCGGCCGCCGTCGCGGCGGCCGTCGACGGACACCGGGTGGTCGTCAACGCCGCCGCCTGGACCGATGTGGACGGCGCGGAGACCGCCGAGACGGCGGCCACCGCCGTCAACGGCACCGGGGTCGCCCACCTGGCGCAGGCCTGCGCCGAGCGGGGCACTGTCCTGGTCCACGTCTCGACCGACTACGTCTTCGCCGGTGACGGGCGGTCACCGTACCCCGAGGACGCCCCGACCGTGCCGGTCAACGCGTACGGGCGCAGCAAGCTCGTCGGCGAGCAGGCGGTCACCCGGCTGCTGCCGGACACCGGCTACATCGTGCGCACCGCCTGGCTCTACGGTGCCCACGGCCCGAACTTCGTCGCCACGATGCTGCGGCTGGCCGGCCAACGCGACCACCTCGACGTGGTCGACGACCAGCACGGCCAGCCGACCTGGTCGTACGCGCTCGCCGAGCGGCTGGTCGCGCTGGCCCGGGCGGCGCGGGCCGGGACCGCGCCGGCCGGGATCTACCACGGTACGGCCAGCGGCCAGACCACCTGGTGCGGACTGGCCCGGGAGGCGTTCGCGCTGCGTGGACTCGATCCGGACCGGATCCGGCCCACCGACAGCGGTCAGTTCCGTCGGCCCGCCGCCCGACCTGCGTACTCGGTCCTCGGACATCAGCGTTGGGCGCTCGCCGGGCTCCCCGCCATGGCAGACTGGCGGAGCATGCTCTCCGCCGCGCTGCGTGACCCTCGGTTCGTCAGCTGA
- the prcA gene encoding proteasome subunit alpha, which yields MAMQFYASPEQIMRDRSELARKGIARGRSALVLSYEGGVLFVAENLSSALHKVSEIYDRIGFAAVGRYNEFENLRRAGVRMADLNGLSYDRRDVTGLALANAYAQTLGAIFTEQSKPFEVEICVAEVGLEPAADEIYRLTYDGSVTDEPGCMAMGGHAETITGTLRADHRADMSLADAISLAVRSLAGVGAENGTTRSLAANQLEVAVLDRRRRGRTFRRVTGAALTALLDGETTAASASDDDEAGGAASRTDGPRLPGSAADKPTSSAASADLEDTAGSADTDQD from the coding sequence GTGGCAATGCAGTTCTACGCCTCGCCCGAGCAGATCATGCGGGACCGTTCCGAGCTGGCCCGCAAGGGCATCGCCCGGGGCCGCAGCGCACTCGTGCTCAGTTACGAGGGCGGGGTCCTCTTCGTCGCGGAGAACCTGTCCAGCGCGCTGCACAAGGTGAGTGAGATCTACGACCGGATTGGTTTCGCCGCGGTCGGCCGATACAACGAGTTCGAGAACCTGCGGCGGGCCGGGGTGCGGATGGCCGACCTGAACGGCCTGAGCTACGACCGGCGGGACGTCACCGGCCTGGCGCTCGCCAACGCGTACGCGCAGACTCTCGGTGCCATCTTCACCGAGCAGTCCAAGCCGTTCGAGGTCGAGATCTGCGTCGCGGAGGTGGGCCTGGAGCCGGCGGCGGACGAGATCTACCGGCTGACCTACGACGGTTCGGTGACAGATGAGCCGGGCTGCATGGCGATGGGTGGGCACGCCGAGACGATCACCGGCACGCTGCGGGCGGACCATCGGGCGGACATGTCGCTGGCTGACGCGATCTCGCTCGCGGTGCGTTCGCTCGCTGGCGTCGGCGCGGAGAACGGCACGACCCGCAGCCTCGCCGCCAACCAGCTCGAAGTGGCGGTGCTCGACCGTCGCCGTCGTGGACGGACGTTCCGCCGGGTGACCGGTGCCGCGCTCACCGCGCTGCTCGACGGCGAAACCACCGCCGCCTCGGCGTCGGACGACGACGAGGCGGGCGGGGCGGCGAGCCGGACGGACGGGCCGCGACTGCCCGGGTCCGCGGCGGACAAGCCGACCTCGTCAGCGGCCTCCGCAGACCTGGAGGACACGGCCGGGTCCGCCGACACCGACCAGGACTGA